The sequence AGCAAGATAATTATGGCCGCCGACGAAGTCGGTGACGATGCCGCCCGCTTCGCGCACCAGCAGTTCGCCGCCGGCGAAGTCCCATGGTTTCAGGCCGATCTCGAAAAAGCCGTCAACGCGGCCGGCGGCGACATAGGCCAGATCCAGCGCGGCGGAACCGGTGCGGCGGAAATCAGCGCATTGGGTAAACAGCGCTTCGAGGATGTTGATATAGCTTTTGGCGTGCTGTTTGGCTTTGAACGGGAAACCGGTCGCCAGCACCGTGCCGTCCAGATCGCGGGCATTACTGGTGCGCAGGCGGTAGCCGTTCAACTGGGCACCCTGGCCGCGGGTGGCGGTAAACAGTTCATTGCGCATGGGATCGTAAACTACGGCGACTTCAGTGCGGCCTTTGATGCGTACCGCGATGGAGACCGCGAAGTGCGGCAGACGTTTGATAAAGTTGGTGGTGCCATCCAGCGGATCGATAACCCATTGCACATCCTGATCTTCCCCCGTCAGCTCGCCGCACTCTTCACCAATAATGGTGTGTTGCGGATAAGACTTGCGGATAACTTCAACGATCAGGCGCTCGGCATCCCGGTCAACGTTGGTGACAAAATCATTATTGCCTTTTTGACTGGCTTCTACGGCGTCGGGGGTTTCGTAATTTTTAGCAATTAAATTACCGCCTTTACGCGCAGCGCGTATAGCGATGTTGAGCATCGGGTGCATGGTATCGTCCACTGGAATGTTAAAGAACAGAAAGCGGGGCGCATTATAGCAGGGGAAAATGAAAATATCTAAGATTGTGTTAGAATGCTGCGATTTCCTCCTCGCATTACAGAGTCCGCATGTTACACAATATTCGCATTGTTCTGGTTGAAACGTCCCACACCGGCAATATGGGGTCGGTCGCCAGAGCGATGAAAACCATGGGGTTGAGTCAACTCTATCTGGTTAATCCGTTGGTAAAACCCGACTCGCAGGCGATTGCCCTATCCGCCGGCGCCAGCGACGTGATTGGCAATGCCGTGCTGGTCGACACACTGGATCAGGCCCTTGAGGGGTGCGGTCTGGTGGTGGGAACCAGTGCGCGTTCTCGCACCTTGCCCTGGCCGATGCTGGAGCCGCGGGAGTGCGGGGTACGCAGCGCCCGGGAAGCGGAACACGCGCCTGTCGCGCTGGTGTTCGGCCGGGAACGCGTCGGCCTGACCAACGATGAACTGCAAAAGTGCCACTACCATGTTGCTATTCCGGCGAACCCGGAGTATAGCTCGTTGAATCTGGCGATGGCCGTGCAGATCCTGGCCTATGAAGTTCGCGTCGCCCATCTGGACCGTTTGCAGGCGGGCCAGGATGAGCACGGCGCAACGCCTTACCCGCTGGCGGACGATCTGGAACGTTTTTACCAGCACCTTGAACAGACGCTGCTGCAAACGGGCTTTATCCGGCAGGCGCATCAAGGACAGGTGATGAATAAGCTACGCCGGCTGTTTACCCGTGCCCGGCCGGAGAGCCAGGAATTGAACATTCTGCGCGGCATACTGAGTTCGGTGCAGAAAAATAAGCACGAATAATACTTGAGTGGTTTACCGGGTTAAATAGTTGACTAAAACAGTCGGGAATGTCAGACTCAGGCCATGTTTAGCCAATACATGTTCCAATAATACATGTTTTATCTACAGGTACCACTATCATGAGACTGACATCTAAAGGCCGCTATGCCGTTACCGCCATGCTCGATGTGGCTCTGCACTCCAAGGAAGGCCCGGTTCCGCTTGCCGATATCTCGGAACGTCAGGGGATTTCGCTCTCCTATCTGGAACAGCTGTTTTCACGCTTGCGTAAAAACGGTCTGGTTGCCAGCGTGCGCGGTCCGGGAGGCGGTTATCTGTTGGGTAAACACGCCAAAGAGATCGCGGTGGGTGCGGTGATCTCCGCCGTAGACGAGTCCGTGGACGCGACGCGTTGCCAGGGACGCGAAACCTGCCAGGGCGGCGAGCGTTGTCTGACGCACACGCTGTGGCGCGATCTGAGCGACCGCATCACCGACTTTTTGAACAATATTACGCTGGATGAACTGGTGAATAATAAAGAAGTGCTGGACGTTGCTGATCGTCAGGAAGCCGATACGCGCCGTGTCGCCAACGGACGCACACAGGACACCATTAACGTCAATTTGCGCGCCTGATATTTTTTATTTTTAACAACATATATTCCTAATAAAAACAAGACGCTTTGCACGTTTTGAAGTGATGTACGGAGTTTATGAGCAATGAAGTTACCGATTTATCTGGACTATTCAGCCACCACGCCGGTTGATCCGCGCGTGGCTGAAAAAATGATGCAGTTTTTAACCCTGGACGGTACTTTTGGCAACCCCGCTTCCCGCTCCCACCGTTTTGGCTGGCAGGCGGAAGAAGCCGTCGATATCGCCCGTAATCAAATTGCTGAACTGGTGGGCGCGGACCCTCGAGAGATCGTGTTTACCTCCGGCGCGACCGAAGCGGATAATCTGGCCGTTAAAGGCGCCGCCAACTTCTATCAGAAGAAAGGCAAGCACATTATTACCAGCAAAACGGAACATAAAGCGGTGCTCGACACCTGTCGCCAACTGGAGCGCGAAGGGTTTGACGTCACCTATCTGGCGCCGCAGCGCAACGGCATTATCGATCTGCAACAGCTGCAAGCCGCCATGCGTGACGACACCATTCTGGTTTCCATCATGCACGTGAATAATGAGATCGGCGTGGTGCAGGATATTGCCGCCATCGGCGAAATATGCCGCAGCCGCGGCATCGTGTTCCACGTCGACGCCACCCAGAGCGTGGGCAAACTGCCCATCGATCTGAGCCAGTTAAAAGTGGATCTGATGTCTTTCTCCGGCCATAAAATTTATGGACCGAAAGGCATCGGCGCGCTGTACGTGCGCCGTAAGCCCCGCATTCGGATCGAGGCGCAGATGCACGGCGGCGGCCATGAACGCGGTATGCGTTCCGGCACCTTGCCCGTTCATCAAATCGTCGGTATGGGCGAAGCCTACCGTATCGCCAGGGAAGAAATGGCCGACGAGGCGGCGCGTCTGCGCACGCTACGCGATCGTCTGTGGCACGGTATCAATGATATCGAGGAAGTCTATCTGAATGGCGACATTGAGCATGGCGCGCCGAATATTCTCAACGTCAGCTTCAACTATGTTGAAGGCGAATCGCTGATTATGGCGCTGAAGGATCTGGCCGTTTCGTCCGGCTCCGCCTGTACCTCGGCCAGCCTGGAACCCTCCTACGTATTACGTGCGCTGGGCATGAACGATGAGCTGGCGCACAGTTCTATCCGTTTCTCCCTGGGGCGTTTTACCACGGAAGAAGAGATCGACTACGCCATTGAGTTGGTGCGTAAATCCATTGGCCGCCTGCGCGAACTTTCCCCGCTGTGGGAAATGTACCAGCAGGGCGTGGATATCGGCAGCATCGAATGGGCGCATCACTGATTCGCAGGACGGGGGACGACGACTATGGCTTACAGCGAAAAAGTAATTGATCACTACGAAAATCCACGCAATGTAGGGTCGTTTGATAACGCCGACCCGAGCATCGGCAGCGGGATGGTGGGCGCGCCGGCCTGCGGCGATGTGATGAAGTTGCAGATCAAGGTCAACAATGACGGCATTATTGAAGATGCCCGTTTCAAGACGTACGGTTGCGGCTCCGCCATTGCATCCAGCTCACTGGTCACCGAGTGGGTGAAAGGCAAATCGCTCAACGAAGCGGAAACGATTAAGAATACCCAGATTGCCGAAGAACTTGAGCTGCCGCCGGTAAAAATCCACTGCTCCATTTTGGCGGAAGATGCCATCAAAGCCGCTATCGCCGATTATAAAAGTAAACGTGAAGCCAAATAAATTGCCGAGGTTGGTCATATGTCAATTTCTTTGAGCGATAGTGCCGCACAACGGGTAAACGCCTTTATGGCCAATCGGGGTAAGGGCCTTGGCCTGCGCCTTGGGGTGCGGACATCCGGGTGTTCCGGTATGGCGTATGTGCTGGAATTTGTCGATGACGTCAATGCCGACGATGTGGTTTTCGAGGATAAGGGCGTCAAGGTCATTATCGATGGCAAAAGCCTGGTCTATCTCGACGGCACCGAACTGGATTTCGTCAAGGAAGGGTTGAACGAAGGCTTTAAGTTCAATAACCCTAACGTCACCGGCGAATGCGGATGCGGCGAAAGTTTTAACGTCTGACCGTTAGCGGGTTAGCGAGCACTCCCTGTCTCTTGCGGTTATCGGCCGTAAAGAGACAGCGGCAAACAGCGACAATGACCCACAACCCTTAGAGCGCGCTATGGATTACTTTACCTTGTTCGGGCTGCCGATTCGCTATGATGTGGATGGCAGCCTGCTTGTTTCTCGTTTTCAGGAACTGCAACGGCAGTTTCACCCCGATCGCTTTGCGGCCAGCCCGGAAAGGGAGCGTATGCTGGCATTGCAGCAGGCGGCAACGATCAATAACGCCTATCAGGCGTTGAAACATCCGCTGAAACGCGCGGAGTATATGTTATCTTTGCACGGTTTCGATTTAAGCAACGAGCAGCATACGCTGCGCGACGCCGCTTTTCTGATGGAACAGCTCGAATTACGCGAAGAGCTGGACGCCATTGCGCGCCTTTCCGATGCCGAAGCAGCGCTGGCGGAGTTTGCCGGGCGTTTGCAGTCGATGCTGGTTGAACGCAGCGGGAAAATGCGCAATCAGCTGGATGGCGAATCCTGGGCCGATGCGGCGGATACCGTGCGCAAACTGCGTTTTTTCGACAAGCTCCGGCAACAGGTTGAACAACTCGAAGAACAGTTGCTGGATAGATAAATTTTTAATCCGGCGGGGAACGCACCGCACATAGGTTTTCCCGCCAGCCAATTGATGGAAGCTCAATATGGCCTTATTACAAATCAGTGAGCCCGGTCTCAGCGCGGCGCCGCACCAGCGTCGTCTGGCCGTCGGCATCGATTTAGGCACCACCCATTCCCTGGTCGCCACCGTGCGCAGCGGCGAAGCGCAAACCCTGGCCGACGATAAAGGCCGCGATCTGCTGCCCTCCGTAGTCCGCTATCATGCCGCGGGGCATGAGGTAGGCTGGCAAGCCCGTGAAAAGGGGGCTGACGACCCGGCCAATACCGTCAGTTCGATAAAACGGATGATGGGGCGCTCGCTGGCCGACGTGCGGCAGCGCTATCCCCATTTACCCTATCAATACGGCGTCAGCGATAACGGCCTGCCGTTGATCCGGACGCCGGCTGGAGACAAAAACCCGGTTCAGGTGTCGGCGGATATCCTCTCCGCTCTGGCGCAGCGGGCGCGGGAAGCACTGGGCGGCGCGCCGGATGGCGTGGTGATCACCGTTCCCGCCTATTTTGACGACGCCCAGCGTCAGGGCACCAAAGACGCCGCGCGTTTGGCCGGGCTGCACGTGCTGCGTCTGCTCAACGAGCCGACGGCGGCGGCCATCGCCTACGGGCTGGACTCCGCTAAAGAAGGGACGATCGCCGTTTACGATCTGGGCGGCGGCACCTTTGATATTTCTATTCTGCGCCTGAGCCGCGGCGTATTCGAAGTGCTGGCCACCGGCGGCGATTCGGCGCTGGGCGGCGATGATTTCGATAACTTGCTGGTGGAGTGGCTGCGCGAGCAGGCCGGCATCACCGCGCGCGACGATCATCATTTGCAGCATGCCCTGAGAGAGGCGGCGATCCGCGCCAAGATCGCATTAAGCAGCGCAGAGTCGACCACGATCGAGGTGGCGGGCTGGCGGGGCGAGATCGCCAGAAGCCAATTCAATACGTTGATTGCCGCGCTGCTCAAACGCACGCTGCTGTCGTGCCGCCGCACCCTGAAAGACGCCGGGATTACGCCGGATGAGGTGCGGGAAGTGGTGATGGTCGGCGGCTCCACCCGCGTGCCGCTGGTGCGCGAACAGGTAGGCGAGTTTTTTGGCCGCACTCCGCTGACCTCCATCGATCCGGATAAAGTGGTGGCGATTGGCGCGGCGATTCAGGCGGATATTCTGGTGGGCAACAAGCCGGACAGCGAAATGCTGCTGCTGGACGTTATTCCGCTGTCGCTGGGGCTGGAAACCATGGGCGGGCTGGTGGAGAAAATCATTCCGCGCAACACCACCATCCCGGTCGCCCGGGCGCAGGAGTTCACCACCTTCAAAGACGGTCAGAGCGGGATGATGATCCACGTTTTGCAGGGGGAGCGGGAACTGGTGCAGGATTGCCGCTCCCTCGGCCGCTTTACGCTGCGCGGCCTGCCGCCGCTGCCCGCGGGCGGCGCCCATATTCGCGTCACCTTTCAGGTGGATGCCGACGGCTTATTGAGCGTGACGGCGATGGAGAAATCGACGGGCGTGGAAGCCTCTATTCAGGTCAAACCTTCGTACGGTCTGAACGACACCGAAATCGCCGCCATGATTAAAGACGCCATGCTGAACGCGCAGGGCGACGTGGGCGCGCGGATGCTGGCGGAACGGCAGGTTGAGGCCGCCCGGGTGCTGGAAAGCCTGCACGGCGCGCTGGCTTCCGACGCCGACTTACTCAGCGACGATGAAAAAGCCGCCGTCGACGCCGCCGCCGAACGGCTGCGCCAGACGATGGCGGGCACGGATGCGTCGGCGATTGAATCCGCCATTAAAACAGTAGATCAACAAACCCAGGCGTTCGCCGCCCGGCGGATGGACGCCTCCATTCGTCGCGCGCTGGCGGGCTATTCTGTGGACGAGGTTTAAACATGCCCAAGATTGTTTTGCTGCCGCATCAGGATCTGTGTCCTGAAGGGGCGGTTTTGGAAGCAGAGCGTGGAGAAAGTATTCTGAACGCGGCGCTGCGCAACGGTATCGAAATTGAGCATGCCTGCGAGAAATCCTGCGCCTGCACCACCTGCCACTGTATCGTCCGGGAAGGGTTCGATTCGCTGGCGGAGAGTACGGAAGAGGAAGATGACATGCTGGACAAGGCATGGGGGCTGGAGACGGAAAGCCGGTTAGGTTGCCAGGCGCGGGTAGCGGATGAGGATCTGGTGGTTGAAATCCCGCGCTATACGATTAATCATGCACGTGAACATTGACGGGAGTGGCAATGGGATTGAAATGGACGGACAGCCGTGGGATCGGCGAAGCGCTTTACGATCGGTTTCCCGATCTCGATCCGAAAACCGTGCGGTTTACCGATATGCACCAGTGGATTTGCGAATTGGAAGAATTCGACGACGCGCCGGATGCGTCCAGCGAGAAAATTCTGGAAGCGATCCTGCTGGTCTGGTTAGATGAAGCGGAATAGTTGGACATCACGGGCTGCCTGTTACGGCGGCCCGCACTGTTTTTGTGCGCTGAGGCACAGGCAGTTTACGGAACAATCGGGAGCAGGACTATGACAAGCAAAGCTATGCTGATCTCACTCTCCACCCAACCCGCGAATGCGCGCTGGGGAGAGAAGGCGCTGTTAAGCGCTAACGACCGGGGTTTTACCATCCATCTGAACGGCAAGTCGCCGCTGGCGACTATCCAACGCGCCGCCCGTAAAATCGACGGCCAGGGGATTCGGCACGTCAAGCTGGCCGGCGAAGGCTGGAATCTGGAGAGCAGTTGGGCATTCTGGCAGGGATACCGTGGGCCGAAGGGACAACGCGCGGTTGAGTGGCCGACGCTCGACGAGGCCGACAAAAAAGAGCTGGACGACCGTCTTAACATCGTTGACTGGGTGCGCGACACCATCAACCTTCCGGCGGAGGATCTGGGGCCTGAACAACTGGCGACCCGGGCGATCGATCTGTTGCACGCCGTCGCCGGCGAGGCCATCAGCTATCGCATTACCAAAGGCGACGATCTGCGCACGCAAAACTATGCGGGCATTCATACCGTCGGCCGCGGATCGACGCGCCCTCCGGTATTGCTGGCGCTGGATTACAACCCCACCGGCAACCCGGAAGCCCCGGTGTTAGCCTGTCTGGTCGGCAAAGGCATTACCTTTGACACCGGCGGCTACAGCCTGAAGCCCAGCGGCTTTATGGACTCCATGAAGTCGGATATGGGCGGGGCGGCCACGGTGACGGGTGCCCTGGCGCTGGCCGCCGCTCGCGGGCTGAAACAGCGGGTTAAACTGTATCTGTGCTGCGCGGACAATATGGTCAGCGGCAACGCGTTCAAGCTGGGCGATATTATCCGTTATCGCAACGGCAAGAGCGTAGAGGTGATGAATACCGATGCGGAGGGGCGTCTGGTACTGGCGGATGGCCTGATCGACGCTTCTGAGCAGAATCCGCAGTGGATCATCGATTGCGCCACCCTGACCGGGGCGGCGAAAACGGCGCTGGGGAATGATTATCACGCCCTGTTCAGCTTTGATGATGAACTGGTCGCTGCGTTACAGCACAGCGCCGAGCTGGAGGGCGAACCCTTCTGGCGCCTGCCGCTGGAAGAGTTTCACCGCGGCCACTTGCCTTCCAGTTTCGCGGATTTGAACAACATAGCCGGCGCGGCGCACAGCGCGGGCGCCAGCACGGCGGCCGCGTTTCTGTCTCATTTTGTGCAGAACTATCAGCAAGGCTGGCTGCATATCGACTGCTCGGCCACGTATCGCAAAGGGGCGGTAGAGCAGTGGGCGACCGGCGCTACCGGGCTGGGGGTTAGAACATTGGCGAACCTGCTGCTGAGCAAGGCCGGGTAATCGGCATTGCCGTAAGCCGTTTTAAGCTAAAGGATGCGCCGCCGGGCGCCGTGATGAGTTGAGGATAGGTATGGATTTTTCTCCGCAAAACAAACTGGAAGAAGTGTTGATTCTTGCCGCCGGCGAGCCGGCTCATCGGCCGGAGTTTTTCAATGAGCTGATGGAGGCCACGGTGTTTGTGCTGGGCAGCGCCGACGACAACGGCGAGGCGGAGGAGAAGGTTCTGCATGCTGGCAGCAACGTGCGGCTTCAGCATTGGGAAAAGGACGATGGCTCTTCCGCCATTCCCTTTTTCTCTTCGCTGGAGGCGTTACAGCTGGCGGTGACCAAAGAAGCGTCGTTTTTGGCGCTGCCGGCGCGTTCGCTGTTTGAACTGACGCAGGGCGCCACGCTATTTCTCAACCCCAGGCTGCCTTACGGCAAAGAGTTTCTGCCGCAGGAAGTGGAGCATATGCTCTCCGGCGAGGGGCACGGATTTGTTCAGCAGCGGGTAGTGGAGGAAGAGACCGAAGTGCAGCTCAGTCAGCCCGCCGACTTGCCGGTGCAGATGATCGATTCGCTGACGCAGCTGTTTCCCAAATACCGGCAGGTCCGCCGGGCGTTTCTGGCCCAGATTCAGGAGGCCGGAGAGCAGGAGCCGCATCTGTTAATCGGCCTGGAAGTGGATGTCGATGATGTGGAGGAGGTTATCCGCGCGGCGGGCAGCGTGGCCAGCGACACCTTGCCCGACGAGCGGCCCGTCGATCTGTGTCTGGTGAAAGAGGGAGAGCCGGGCATCAGCCATTATCTGACCAAGCACACCACCCCGTTCTATGAGCGCCGGTGGGGCAGCTTTCTGCGGGATTTTAAAAACAGCGGCAAGGCCTGATATGTGGCCCGGCACAACGGCGGGTCATTTATCCGCCGTTGTCGCCTGCAACAGCAGCAGGTCGATCAGCATTAGCGGGTTCGATTCATACGAACCGATCTCGCCCGCCTCCGCCGCATAATGCACCGCATCGTCATACAGTTGAAAATGCAAATCGGCCAGCGCGCTCAGCGAATTCAGCGATGCGCGGGTAAAGGCGATGACTTTCATGCCGATATTTCCGGCGATACGCGCTTTATCCAGCACCTGCTCCGTTTCGCCGCTGCGCGAGATGGCGATAAATACCCGATATTTCGGCGCGTTGCTCAGAAAGATCCCTCTGCTGTCTCCCAGCCCGGATGAGAAAGCGTCTTTACCCAGAATCTGCATTTTTTCGCCAGATACTCGGCGAACAGGTGGGAGAACCCGGCGATGTAGAGAAAAAAGTGGCGTTCCTGACGCAGTATCCGGCTGAACGACGCCCTGTCCGCGGGGGTAATATAAGAATAGGTGCGCTGATAGTTATCGATAAAATGCTGAAAGGCGGGCGGCAGATGATTATTCGCCGGCGGCGGCGCGGGTTAAATCCTGACCGTGCTGCATCAATGATGCCAGCCGATTATCCATGCTTACGGCTCCTGAATGTTTGCAATAACGCTTCGCAACGACCGGGAAGTAAAACCATGCTCGCCGTCCGGCTTAATCCAGCGTGATTGGAACATCGTCCCGGCTGCCCCAGTCGCTCCACGAACCGTCATACAGCGCCACATGCCGCACATCCAGCAGCGTCAGCGCCAGAACCACCACCGCGGCGGTCACGCCGGAGCCGCAGCTGGCAACGATGGGCCGGCTGAAGTCCACGCCGTGCTTATGCAGGATGGTCGCCAGTTCGGCGTTGGGTTTCAGCGCGCCGTTGGCGACCAACTCGTTCCAGGGAACATTAAGGCTGCCCGGAATATGGCCGCGCCGCAGGCCGGGGCGGGGTTCATCCACTTCGCCGTTAAAACGGGCGGCGGGCCGGGCATCGACAATCTGCGCCGAGGCATCATTGATAATCGCCAGCAGGTCGTCGCGCTGGCGAATGGCCGAAGCGTCGATCCGGGCATTGAAAGTCTGGGGCGCCGGTTCGACGTCTCCCTGTTCCAGCGGCAGATGCTGTTTTTTCCAGCCCGCCAGCCCGCCGCTGAGGATTGAAATCCGCTCCGCCCCGAAGGTACGCAGCATCCACCAGGCGCGGGGGGCGGAGAAGAGATTACCTTCATCATAGATGACTAAATGCTGCCGTTCGTTGACGCCGAGTTTGCCCATCGCGCGGGCAAAGTCATCCTGGTCGGGCATCATATGAGGCAGGTTGGAATGCGGGTCGGATAAGGTTTCAATATCGAAAAATACCGCGCCGGGTAAATGTCCGGCCCGGTATTCGGCGTGGATATCGCGGGTGGTGTCGCCCGGCGGCAACATGCGGGCGTCGATAAGGGCGATATCGCTATCGTCAAGATTCCCGGCAAGCCAGGCGGCGGAAACAAACAGTTCAGAAGAAGATGCTGACATAGAACCCCCACTCAGGGGCCGACGGATTCAGCCCCGATGCGCAATGAAGGATTCATTGTCAGCGATTTTTCCTGTCGCGACAAGTGCGCGCTTACTGCGCGACGCCGTCGCTATATGCTTGTTTTAACTGCGGCCAGTATTCGCGATTCGCCGCG comes from Brenneria nigrifluens DSM 30175 = ATCC 13028 and encodes:
- the suhB gene encoding inositol-1-monophosphatase produces the protein MHPMLNIAIRAARKGGNLIAKNYETPDAVEASQKGNNDFVTNVDRDAERLIVEVIRKSYPQHTIIGEECGELTGEDQDVQWVIDPLDGTTNFIKRLPHFAVSIAVRIKGRTEVAVVYDPMRNELFTATRGQGAQLNGYRLRTSNARDLDGTVLATGFPFKAKQHAKSYINILEALFTQCADFRRTGSAALDLAYVAAGRVDGFFEIGLKPWDFAGGELLVREAGGIVTDFVGGHNYLASGNLIAGNPRVVKSILSTIRDSLSDALKR
- the trmJ gene encoding tRNA (cytosine(32)/uridine(32)-2'-O)-methyltransferase TrmJ, whose protein sequence is MLHNIRIVLVETSHTGNMGSVARAMKTMGLSQLYLVNPLVKPDSQAIALSAGASDVIGNAVLVDTLDQALEGCGLVVGTSARSRTLPWPMLEPRECGVRSAREAEHAPVALVFGRERVGLTNDELQKCHYHVAIPANPEYSSLNLAMAVQILAYEVRVAHLDRLQAGQDEHGATPYPLADDLERFYQHLEQTLLQTGFIRQAHQGQVMNKLRRLFTRARPESQELNILRGILSSVQKNKHE
- the iscR gene encoding Fe-S cluster assembly transcriptional regulator IscR, which gives rise to MRLTSKGRYAVTAMLDVALHSKEGPVPLADISERQGISLSYLEQLFSRLRKNGLVASVRGPGGGYLLGKHAKEIAVGAVISAVDESVDATRCQGRETCQGGERCLTHTLWRDLSDRITDFLNNITLDELVNNKEVLDVADRQEADTRRVANGRTQDTINVNLRA
- a CDS encoding IscS subfamily cysteine desulfurase produces the protein MKLPIYLDYSATTPVDPRVAEKMMQFLTLDGTFGNPASRSHRFGWQAEEAVDIARNQIAELVGADPREIVFTSGATEADNLAVKGAANFYQKKGKHIITSKTEHKAVLDTCRQLEREGFDVTYLAPQRNGIIDLQQLQAAMRDDTILVSIMHVNNEIGVVQDIAAIGEICRSRGIVFHVDATQSVGKLPIDLSQLKVDLMSFSGHKIYGPKGIGALYVRRKPRIRIEAQMHGGGHERGMRSGTLPVHQIVGMGEAYRIAREEMADEAARLRTLRDRLWHGINDIEEVYLNGDIEHGAPNILNVSFNYVEGESLIMALKDLAVSSGSACTSASLEPSYVLRALGMNDELAHSSIRFSLGRFTTEEEIDYAIELVRKSIGRLRELSPLWEMYQQGVDIGSIEWAHH
- the iscU gene encoding Fe-S cluster assembly scaffold IscU, with protein sequence MAYSEKVIDHYENPRNVGSFDNADPSIGSGMVGAPACGDVMKLQIKVNNDGIIEDARFKTYGCGSAIASSSLVTEWVKGKSLNEAETIKNTQIAEELELPPVKIHCSILAEDAIKAAIADYKSKREAK
- the iscA gene encoding iron-sulfur cluster assembly protein IscA — its product is MSISLSDSAAQRVNAFMANRGKGLGLRLGVRTSGCSGMAYVLEFVDDVNADDVVFEDKGVKVIIDGKSLVYLDGTELDFVKEGLNEGFKFNNPNVTGECGCGESFNV
- the hscB gene encoding co-chaperone HscB, which produces MDYFTLFGLPIRYDVDGSLLVSRFQELQRQFHPDRFAASPERERMLALQQAATINNAYQALKHPLKRAEYMLSLHGFDLSNEQHTLRDAAFLMEQLELREELDAIARLSDAEAALAEFAGRLQSMLVERSGKMRNQLDGESWADAADTVRKLRFFDKLRQQVEQLEEQLLDR
- the hscA gene encoding Fe-S protein assembly chaperone HscA; translated protein: MALLQISEPGLSAAPHQRRLAVGIDLGTTHSLVATVRSGEAQTLADDKGRDLLPSVVRYHAAGHEVGWQAREKGADDPANTVSSIKRMMGRSLADVRQRYPHLPYQYGVSDNGLPLIRTPAGDKNPVQVSADILSALAQRAREALGGAPDGVVITVPAYFDDAQRQGTKDAARLAGLHVLRLLNEPTAAAIAYGLDSAKEGTIAVYDLGGGTFDISILRLSRGVFEVLATGGDSALGGDDFDNLLVEWLREQAGITARDDHHLQHALREAAIRAKIALSSAESTTIEVAGWRGEIARSQFNTLIAALLKRTLLSCRRTLKDAGITPDEVREVVMVGGSTRVPLVREQVGEFFGRTPLTSIDPDKVVAIGAAIQADILVGNKPDSEMLLLDVIPLSLGLETMGGLVEKIIPRNTTIPVARAQEFTTFKDGQSGMMIHVLQGERELVQDCRSLGRFTLRGLPPLPAGGAHIRVTFQVDADGLLSVTAMEKSTGVEASIQVKPSYGLNDTEIAAMIKDAMLNAQGDVGARMLAERQVEAARVLESLHGALASDADLLSDDEKAAVDAAAERLRQTMAGTDASAIESAIKTVDQQTQAFAARRMDASIRRALAGYSVDEV
- the fdx gene encoding ISC system 2Fe-2S type ferredoxin, translated to MPKIVLLPHQDLCPEGAVLEAERGESILNAALRNGIEIEHACEKSCACTTCHCIVREGFDSLAESTEEEDDMLDKAWGLETESRLGCQARVADEDLVVEIPRYTINHAREH
- the iscX gene encoding Fe-S cluster assembly protein IscX translates to MGLKWTDSRGIGEALYDRFPDLDPKTVRFTDMHQWICELEEFDDAPDASSEKILEAILLVWLDEAE
- the pepB gene encoding aminopeptidase PepB — translated: MTSKAMLISLSTQPANARWGEKALLSANDRGFTIHLNGKSPLATIQRAARKIDGQGIRHVKLAGEGWNLESSWAFWQGYRGPKGQRAVEWPTLDEADKKELDDRLNIVDWVRDTINLPAEDLGPEQLATRAIDLLHAVAGEAISYRITKGDDLRTQNYAGIHTVGRGSTRPPVLLALDYNPTGNPEAPVLACLVGKGITFDTGGYSLKPSGFMDSMKSDMGGAATVTGALALAAARGLKQRVKLYLCCADNMVSGNAFKLGDIIRYRNGKSVEVMNTDAEGRLVLADGLIDASEQNPQWIIDCATLTGAAKTALGNDYHALFSFDDELVAALQHSAELEGEPFWRLPLEEFHRGHLPSSFADLNNIAGAAHSAGASTAAAFLSHFVQNYQQGWLHIDCSATYRKGAVEQWATGATGLGVRTLANLLLSKAG
- the sseB gene encoding enhanced serine sensitivity protein SseB — its product is MDFSPQNKLEEVLILAAGEPAHRPEFFNELMEATVFVLGSADDNGEAEEKVLHAGSNVRLQHWEKDDGSSAIPFFSSLEALQLAVTKEASFLALPARSLFELTQGATLFLNPRLPYGKEFLPQEVEHMLSGEGHGFVQQRVVEEETEVQLSQPADLPVQMIDSLTQLFPKYRQVRRAFLAQIQEAGEQEPHLLIGLEVDVDDVEEVIRAAGSVASDTLPDERPVDLCLVKEGEPGISHYLTKHTTPFYERRWGSFLRDFKNSGKA
- the sseA gene encoding 3-mercaptopyruvate sulfurtransferase, with the translated sequence MSASSSELFVSAAWLAGNLDDSDIALIDARMLPPGDTTRDIHAEYRAGHLPGAVFFDIETLSDPHSNLPHMMPDQDDFARAMGKLGVNERQHLVIYDEGNLFSAPRAWWMLRTFGAERISILSGGLAGWKKQHLPLEQGDVEPAPQTFNARIDASAIRQRDDLLAIINDASAQIVDARPAARFNGEVDEPRPGLRRGHIPGSLNVPWNELVANGALKPNAELATILHKHGVDFSRPIVASCGSGVTAAVVVLALTLLDVRHVALYDGSWSDWGSRDDVPITLD